The nucleotide window GTGCTGGGCTTTTTAGCCACCGATATGTACCTGCCCGCTTTCGCCGCGATGCAGGAAGATTTACAAACGCCAGCTGCAGCCATCAGCGCCAGCCTGAGTCTGTTCCTCGCCGGTTTTGCCTTCGCACAGCTGCTCTGGGGGCCGCTCTCCGACCGCTTCGGCCGTAAACCTGTGTTGTTACTGGGTCTGGCTATTTTTGCCGTGGGCTGTCTGGGCATGTTATGGGTACGCGATGCGGCCTGGCTGCTGGTGTTGCGCTTTGTTCAGGCTGTCGGCGTCTGCGCCGCTGCCGTGACCTGGCAGGCGCTGGTGACTGACTATTACCCGGCGTCACGCACCAACCGCATTTTCGCCACCATTATGCCGCTGGTGGGCCTCTCACCGGCACTCGCCCCGCTGCTGGGCAGCTGGATCCTGGCGCATTTCGACTGGCAGGCGATCTTCGCCACGCTGTTTGCCATTACTCTGGTGTTGATGCTGCCGGCATTCGCCCTCAAACCTGCACATAAAAAAGAGACGCATACCGGGGCAAAACCCATTACGTTTATTTCGTTACTGCGCACCAAAGCCTACCGTGGAAACGTACTGATTTACGCCGCCTGTTCCGCGAGCTTCTTCGCCTGGCTGACCGGTTCACCGTTTATTCTGCACGATATGGGGTATAGCCCGGCCGCCATCGGTCTGAGCTATGTTCCGCAAACTATCGCCTTCCTGGTCGGTGGCTACGGTTGTCGCGCCGCGCTGCAAAAATGGGAGGGTCAGCAAATGCTGCCCTGGTTACTGGGTCTGTATGCATTAAGCGTGATAGGTACCTGGTCTGTTGGCTTTATCCCACACGTTGGTCTGGCCGAAATTTTGATTCCATTCTGTGTAATGGCGGTCGCTAACGGTGCTATTTACCCTATCGTCGTGGCGCAGGCGTTACGTCCGTTCCCACAGGCGACAGGGCGTGCAGCTGCGCTGCAAAACACCCTGCAACTGGGTTTGTGCTTCCTGGCAAGCCTGGTGGTTTCTGCACTGATTGCCACGCCGCTGTTGACCACCACCAGCGTGATGCTGGTTACCGTTGCGCTGGCCGCCATTGGCTATCGTATGCAGTCATCAGCACAACGTGAGCAGAATGACAGCACTCAGGCGGAAACCACACATGCATAATCGCACCCGAAATTATGTTGCATTTCAGTGATTAGGTTGCTAAGAATTTTTTATTGAATCACCAAATTTTGAGGCCTATACTAAATTTGGTTCGATTAAATACGATAAATATTAAGTGTTAACGGGAGCCGGAGTGCTCCCGTTTTACCAGGGAAGGCATTTCGGCAAGGGTTATCTCCCTTCCTCTGTTCTACGTCGGATACTAGCCTCGCGGTTAATTACCGTGAGATTTCTCACAAACCATAAAAAGCGTCTACGCTGTTTGAAGGTTCTGATCACAGCAAGGTGATGGAGAAGCTATGAGTTCATCGTGTATAGAAGAAGTCAACATTCCGGACGATAACTGGTCCCGGATCGTCAGTGAGCTGTTAGGCCGTGCAGGCATCACGATTAACGGATCGTCCCCTTCCGATCCGCAGGTTAAGCATCCCGATTTTTTTAAACGCGTATTGCAGGAGGGATCGTTAGGCCTGGGTGAAAGCTATATGGACGGCTGGTGGGAATGTGAACGGCTGGATATCTTTTTCTCCAGCGTGTTACGCGCGGGTCTGGAAAACCAACTCCCTCGCAACCTGAAAGACACGCTGCGTGTCGCCTCTACCCGTTTGTTCAATCTGCAAAATAAAAAACGGGCGTGGATCGTCGGCAAAGAGCATTACGATCTGGGTAACGACCTGTTCAGCCGTATGCTCGACCCTTTCATGCAATACTCCTGCGCCTACTGGAAAGAGGCGTCCACCCTTGAAGAGGCACAGCAGGATAAGTTGCGTTTGATTTGCGAAAAACTGCAGTTACAGCCCGGTATGCGGGTGCTGGATATTGGCTGTGGCTGGGGTGGGCTGGCGTATTTTATGGCGAAACACTACGGCGTCAGCGTAGTGGGTGTCACTATTTCCGCTGAACAGCAAAAAATGGCGCAGGAACGCTGTCAGACGCTGGATGTTGATATCCGGCTTCAGGATTACCGTGATCTGAACGAACAGTTCGACCGTATTGTGTCCGTTGGCATGTTCGAGCATGTGGGCCCTAAAAATTACGCGACTTACTTCGCGGTGGCGGATCGTAATTTGAAACCTGACGGTATCTTCTTATTGCATACCATCGGTTCTAAGCGCACTGACAATAACGTTGACCCGTGGATCAACAAATACATCTTCCCGAACGGGTGTTTACCCTCCGTACGCCAGATAGCGAACGCCAGTGAGCCTCATTTCGTTGTCGAAGACTGGCATAACTTCGGCGCGGATTACGACACCACGTTGATGGCATGGCACACACGTTTTCAGGAGTCCTGGCCAGAGATTGCGGACAACTATTCCGAGCGATTTAAACGGATGTTTAGCTATTACCTGAATGCCTGCGCAGGCGCGTTCCGGGCGCGAGATATTCAGCTCTGGCAGGTGGTCTTTAGCCGTGGGATTGAACATGGGCTCCGTGTCGCCCGATAAAAATAACCCCGGATATCCGGGGTTATTTTTATTCTTCGTCTGCTGCTTTTATTACTGCGGCCTCTTTTGCCGCCAGCACACGCTCAACGGTATCCACTACCGCCTGGGTTTGCGGATCAATTTCGATATTCACACGATGACCCAGTTTTTTCGCCCCCAGCGTGGTGCGCTGGAGAGTTTCAGGAATTAAATGCACGCAAAAACGCGTTGGCGTCACTTCCCCTACCGTCAGGCTAATACCATCAATACCAATAAATCCTTTATACAGGACGTATTTCATTAATGTCGGGTCCTGCATTTTAAACCAGATTTGACGGTTATTTTCCGACGTCACGATTTTCGCCACTTCTGCGGTTGTCATGATATGGCCCGACATCAGATGACCGCCAATCTCATCGCTGAACTTCGCCGCCCGCTCGACGTTTACGGTATCCCCCACCGCCAGCTCACCCAGATTGGTAATGCGCAGTGTTTCTTTCATTAAATCAAAGCTAATCTGGTTACCGTTTATTTCGGTCACCGTCAGGCAACAGCCGTTATGTGCAATCGAGGCTCCGGTTTCAATGCCCTCGAGCATATATTCCGGCAACTCCACCACGTGAGTGCGGAAATTGGGTTTTTCATCAATAGACACCACTTTGGCGGTGCCCTGCACAATACCAGTAAACATGCTTACAACTCCTGTTTTTTCCGGACGGTGGTGACACCGTTTAATCCCACCACAATAACAGTTGGAAAAACAGGTTGCCAGCAGAGCGCATTTTCTGGCGATTTTTTCACTAGATAATTAGTTAAACCCAGCTACAATAGCGGGTACTCCCCTGCATTTTCTTCTTGCTGCCAGTTACGGCGGCTTTTTTAGTCTCTCAAATAACAACAATATAAAGGTGTTCACGTGCAGAAGTACACGAACGAAGCGCGCCAGTTATTGGCACTGGCTATACCAGTGATCATCGCGCAAGTGGCCCAGACCGCAATGGGATTTGTGGATACGGTGATGGCGGGTGGCTACAGTGCCACCGACATGGCTGCCGTTGCGATAGGTACCTCCATCTGGCTCCCGGCTATTCTATTCGGCCACGGCCTGCTGCTGGCGCTCACGCCAGTCATCGCTCAGCTAAATGGCTCCGGACGACGCGATCGCGTTGCCCATCAGGTTCACCAGGGATTCTGGCTGGCCGGGTGTGTCTCGGTACTCATCATGGTGGTGCTCTGGAACGCCGGCCATATCATCCGCGCCATGCATAATATTGACCCGGCTCTCGCCGATAAAGCCGTCGGCTATCTGCGTGCCCTGCTCTGGGGCGCACCGGGCTACCTGTTCTTCCAGGTGGCACGTAACCAGTGTGAAGGTCTGGCTAAAACCAAACCGGGTATGGTGATGGGCTTTATCGGCCTGCTGGTGAACATTCCGGTGAACTATGTCTTTATTTACGGTCACTTCGGTATGCCGGAACTTGGCGGCGTAGGCTGTGGCGTGGCGACAGCGGCAGTGTATTGGGTGATGTTCTTCAGCATGCTCACCTTCATTAAACATGCCCGTTCCATGCGTGATATTCGTAATGAACACCGATTCAGCACACCGGACTGGAGCATCCTGACGCGTCTGGTACAGTTGGGGCTTCCTATTGCGCTGGCGCTGTTTTTTGAGGTGACACTGTTCGCCGTTGTTGCTCTGCTGGTCTCCCCGCTGGGCATTGTGAACGTTGCAGGACACCAGATTGCGCTGAACTTCAGCTCCCTGATGTTCGTCCTGCCGATGTCACTGGCAGCTGCCGTGACCATCCGCGTGGGCTTCCGTCTGGGACAGGGTTCAACTCTTGATGCACAAACCGCCGCACGTACCGGGCTGGCCGTGGGGGTCTGTATGGCAGCCTGTACGGCACTCT belongs to Enterobacter cloacae and includes:
- a CDS encoding cyclopropane-fatty-acyl-phospholipid synthase gives rise to the protein MSSSCIEEVNIPDDNWSRIVSELLGRAGITINGSSPSDPQVKHPDFFKRVLQEGSLGLGESYMDGWWECERLDIFFSSVLRAGLENQLPRNLKDTLRVASTRLFNLQNKKRAWIVGKEHYDLGNDLFSRMLDPFMQYSCAYWKEASTLEEAQQDKLRLICEKLQLQPGMRVLDIGCGWGGLAYFMAKHYGVSVVGVTISAEQQKMAQERCQTLDVDIRLQDYRDLNEQFDRIVSVGMFEHVGPKNYATYFAVADRNLKPDGIFLLHTIGSKRTDNNVDPWINKYIFPNGCLPSVRQIANASEPHFVVEDWHNFGADYDTTLMAWHTRFQESWPEIADNYSERFKRMFSYYLNACAGAFRARDIQLWQVVFSRGIEHGLRVAR
- a CDS encoding Bcr/CflA family drug resistance efflux transporter produces the protein MQPRKGFLVWLGGLSVLGFLATDMYLPAFAAMQEDLQTPAAAISASLSLFLAGFAFAQLLWGPLSDRFGRKPVLLLGLAIFAVGCLGMLWVRDAAWLLVLRFVQAVGVCAAAVTWQALVTDYYPASRTNRIFATIMPLVGLSPALAPLLGSWILAHFDWQAIFATLFAITLVLMLPAFALKPAHKKETHTGAKPITFISLLRTKAYRGNVLIYAACSASFFAWLTGSPFILHDMGYSPAAIGLSYVPQTIAFLVGGYGCRAALQKWEGQQMLPWLLGLYALSVIGTWSVGFIPHVGLAEILIPFCVMAVANGAIYPIVVAQALRPFPQATGRAAALQNTLQLGLCFLASLVVSALIATPLLTTTSVMLVTVALAAIGYRMQSSAQREQNDSTQAETTHA
- a CDS encoding riboflavin synthase subunit alpha, producing the protein MFTGIVQGTAKVVSIDEKPNFRTHVVELPEYMLEGIETGASIAHNGCCLTVTEINGNQISFDLMKETLRITNLGELAVGDTVNVERAAKFSDEIGGHLMSGHIMTTAEVAKIVTSENNRQIWFKMQDPTLMKYVLYKGFIGIDGISLTVGEVTPTRFCVHLIPETLQRTTLGAKKLGHRVNIEIDPQTQAVVDTVERVLAAKEAAVIKAADEE
- the mdtK gene encoding multidrug resistance protein MdtK, coding for MQKYTNEARQLLALAIPVIIAQVAQTAMGFVDTVMAGGYSATDMAAVAIGTSIWLPAILFGHGLLLALTPVIAQLNGSGRRDRVAHQVHQGFWLAGCVSVLIMVVLWNAGHIIRAMHNIDPALADKAVGYLRALLWGAPGYLFFQVARNQCEGLAKTKPGMVMGFIGLLVNIPVNYVFIYGHFGMPELGGVGCGVATAAVYWVMFFSMLTFIKHARSMRDIRNEHRFSTPDWSILTRLVQLGLPIALALFFEVTLFAVVALLVSPLGIVNVAGHQIALNFSSLMFVLPMSLAAAVTIRVGFRLGQGSTLDAQTAARTGLAVGVCMAACTALFTITLREQIALLYNDNPEVVALASHLMLLAAVYQLSDSIQVIGSGVLRGYKDTRSIFFITFIAYWVLGLPCGYILALTDLVVDRMGPAGFWMGFIIGLTSAAIMMMMRMRFLQRQPSTVILQRAAR